The following are encoded together in the Tatumella ptyseos genome:
- a CDS encoding H-NS family histone-like protein — MSGQLLSLNNYRLLRAEARNFSLETLCDIVDKFTAIVEERREEQASEGAKAVEHAKRVDKIREMMLSEGIDISELMQQDKSVVAVKKTREKRPAKYEYTDSSGIHQTWTGQGRTPSIIQKALDNGDSLEKFLIKS; from the coding sequence ATGAGTGGCCAACTTCTTTCCTTAAACAACTACCGTTTGTTACGTGCTGAAGCCCGTAATTTCTCTTTAGAAACTCTCTGCGACATAGTGGATAAATTTACGGCTATCGTCGAAGAACGTCGTGAAGAGCAAGCAAGTGAAGGCGCTAAAGCCGTCGAACATGCTAAAAGAGTCGATAAAATCCGCGAGATGATGCTGTCCGAGGGTATTGATATCAGTGAATTAATGCAACAAGATAAAAGTGTAGTAGCCGTTAAGAAAACGCGTGAAAAACGCCCGGCAAAATATGAATACACTGATTCATCGGGAATCCATCAAACCTGGACGGGTCAAGGGCGTACCCCTTCAATTATCCAGAAAGCCCTCGATAATGGCGATTCTCTAGAAAAATTCCTAATTAAAAGTTAA